From Sphingobacteriaceae bacterium:
TGGCATTCCTGTTGCGCGCAGGAACAAAAAAGCTGCCATTAGGCATTGAACACGGCGGATTTCCCGTGCCCCAGCGCAAGAGCCAAGGCCCAAACCTCCCGACAGGATTCGTCTCCGCGACGCCGAATGCCGTGGAGCGCGAGAGCAGATCCGCGCGAAGGAGGCCCGGGCATGCGTTTCCATACCACCTACCTGACCTTCCACACCCGCAAGAAGCAGGAGATCATCGACATCACCGATCGGGTGGAAGCCGCCCTCAAGGAAAGCGGCATCCGCGAAGGCATGGTGCTGGTGAGCGCCATGCACATCACCGCCTCCGTCTTCGTCAACGACCGCGAGAGCGGCCTGTGGCAGGACATCCTGGACTGGCTGGAAGGGACCATCGCCCCCTGGGACCGCCATCCCGCCCGGGGCGACGCTTACCACCACAATCGCGGCACGGGCGAAGACAACGCCGCGGCCCATCTGCGCAGCCTCACCATGGGCCACCAAGTGGTCATCCCGGTCACCGATGGCCGCCTGGACTTTGGCCCCTGGCAGCGGGTGTTCTACGGCGAGTGGGACGGCCAGCGCCCCAAGCGGGTCATCATCAAGGTCATGGGGGAGTAGCGGCCCAAAAGGGACGAGGCGTCCTTGACGTTGGACGAAGGGGTAGCCGATGGGCCCCAGGGCAGGTTGGACCACGACA
This genomic window contains:
- a CDS encoding secondary thiamine-phosphate synthase enzyme YjbQ is translated as MRFHTTYLTFHTRKKQEIIDITDRVEAALKESGIREGMVLVSAMHITASVFVNDRESGLWQDILDWLEGTIAPWDRHPARGDAYHHNRGTGEDNAAAHLRSLTMGHQVVIPVTDGRLDFGPWQRVFYGEWDGQRPKRVIIKVMGE